The Terriglobus roseus sequence CGCCGCACTGCCGCAGAACCCCAAGGGCAATCCGCTGGAGGTCGCACGCTTCGCCGGCATCACCGCCGCCAAAAAGACCGCGGACCTCATCCCCATGTGTCACCCGCTGCCGCTCTCGTTCATCGATGTCGAAGCGACCATCGTGCATCCGGCCGCGCTGCTCAAGACCGGCGGTGGCGTTCGCATCCGCGCAACCGCCGCGACCGTCGCAGGCACCGGCGTCGAGATGGAAGCGATGACCGCCGCAGCCGTCGCCGCACTCACCGTCTATGACATGACGAAGGCGCTGGACAAGGGCATCCGCATCCGCGAGATCGTTCTGCTCAGCAAGAAGGGCGGGAAGAGTGGGGACTACGTACGCAGCGCCGAGCCGCTATAGATTGAAGAGTTCGCGCAGCCGTTTGATCTGCGCGCGTGCCACGGGAATCTCCGTGGCCTTGCGATCGTCCATCCGCAGCAGGTAGCTCGACTTGAACCACGGCACCACCTCGCGGATATGCTGGATATTCACGACAAAGCTGCGATGCGCGCGCCAGAATGTCTCCGGATCCAGCTGGTCTGTCAATTCTTCCAGTGTGCGGACGTTGCTCATGCCTTCGATCGCCGGTGTCACAACGGAGATCGCGCCCTCTTCAATTGAAGCAAAGCAGATCTCACGCTGATCGACCAGCAACAACCGCTGCGCGGAACGCACGACCACCTTGCCGGAACGCGGACGCGTCTGCGTTGCGGCAGCGGTCGCCTGTGTCTCCAGTAGCTTCAGCAGTGACTCCAGCCGCTCCTCCGCGCTTGCCTGGGGCACGGTCTCAATCGCAGTTTCGGACTGCGCCGTCGATGCGGCGGCGCGGCGCATCCTTGCCTTCTCGATCGCCAGTGCCACACGCTTTTCTTCAAAGGGCTTCAACAGGTAATCAATCGCGTTCACTTCAAACGCGCGCACCGCGTACTGATCGTAGGCCGTGGCGAAAATAACCTCCGGCATCACGAATTCGCGATTTTCCATCAACCGCTTCAACACGGCGAAGCCGTCCAGCCCCGGCATCTGCACATCCATGAAAACCACATCCGGCGCATGACTGCGAACCGTCTCAACGGCCTCGATACCATTGGAGGCCTCGGCAACCACCTCCACCTCGCCCACCCGATCCAGCAGGTAACGAAGCTCGCGCCGCGCAAGCGCCTCATCATCGACGATGACTGCAGATAAACCCATCGAGAGAAGTATAGGCGCGTAGGAATCCAGCAGTATTCTCAGGGCATGATCGACGCCGTCGCATGCATCGGCCTCCTGCTCATCGGCGGCGTCTTCGGCAGAAGCCTTCCTGCTCCAACCCTGATCTGTCATCCTGAGCGAAACAAAGCGCAGCGTCGTGCAATCGAAGGACCTGCATTTCGCTTCGCGGTTTCACAAATGTGGAGGGCGCTCCAGCCATATTTGTGCCGCCACCAGCAGGATGCGGGTCCTTCGACTTCGCTGCGCTTCGCTCAGGATGACAGCTCCTAGTGAGGCGGTCCGTTCTGCGCTTCGCTCAGGATGACAGCGCGAGCAAGGGAACGATCCGGCCCTGAAAGCAACGCAATCTGGCTCTGAAACCAACTACATGTTCGTGTGGCCGCCGCGCATCTCTTCGTTAAAGGTGGGACGCGTGAAGGCAAGTGCCTCGGCCATACGCTCCTCGTACTCGCCGTGGTGGCTCATCAGAGGCTCGGTGCTCGCGGCAAACTCGAACTTCGGATCGAGCTTCAGGATGCCCTCGCCGGCCAGTGCCTCAGCCGTCTTCTTCAACGACTCAACCGTTGTGTTGAGGTACTGCGCATCGCGCGGATCTGCAATCCACACCGGCTCACCGCCGCCCAGGATGCCGCTGGCCCAGTAGACCTTGGCCGCAAGGAAATCCGCGCGCTGCTGCTCGTCGGTGTCATTGAAGATGAAGCGGCCCTGCTTCGCCGAGTAGTAGCGCGTCGTCACCGGCACCGGCTGGCGGTTGCCGCTCTTCGTCAGTTCGATCTGGCCCTGATCCAGGATCTTGCGGACGGCGTTGTAGATAAAGCTCTCCGCAAAGATCTGCTCAGGCGCCGGAACGACCTCGGCAAACGTGACCGTCATGCTGGCCGAAACCTTGGCCTTGAGCTGCTGATCGGCGGGCGTCTTGCCGTCTTCCAGCTTGGTGTCGCCGTGCACGATGTAGGTGTCGGCGCCGCTGGTGGACAGGTGGAACGGCCACTGCCAGCCGCTCATGCTCATGGGCAGGCCGCCCAGCGTGACGTAAACATCAGGCCGAGGATTGCGCAGACGCTGCGCGACTTCCAGCAGGAAAGTATGCACGGGCTTGCTGCAGACAGGGTTCGCCAGGTCGAAGCCAACACCCAGTTCCAACTGCAGGGTCTTCTCCGGCGCGGACGGCAGCGCCAACGTGTACTTCTCGGTCGGCGCGCCGTTAAAGCCAGAACTGACGACACCATCCAACACGGCCAGACCGGCCTCTTGCGCAGCCTTCTGCACACCCTGCGACAACTTCGTATCCAATGCGATTGCCATTGCTGCTCTAAGCCCTCTTGCGGTTTCCGTACGCAGCCCTCACAGGGCCGCGCCAAATCTGAAATTTCGTGACACTCCATGGTAACGCGACGGGCCGGACGGGCCTAAACCGGCCGGTCTCCACGAGATCGTCCCGATGCCGGGTGCCCCCTCAGAGTTGTCATCCTGAGCGGAACGGAGCGTGGCGTAGTGCAGTCGAAGGACCTGCATTCTGTTTGTCGTTGCACACAGGTTGACGGCAGACCTCGCACATCTTTGCCGCTGCAAGCGGAATGCAGGTCCTTCGACTCCTCTACGCTCCGCTCAGAATGACAAATCCAGGAGGAGGACAACTCGAGATGATGACAACTCACTCAGGAGGAAACATCGAGAGAATGACAACTCGCTCGGACGACAACTCGAGGGGATCGCCATTCAGGCCCATTGAGTCCCGCTCCCGCGAACCCGTACCATGGAGGACGATGGCAAAGCGCCCCACCAAGACGGCAACTGCGGACGATTCGCTGGAAGTGCGCCTCCGCTACCGCTTCCGCGACGCCGCTCTGCTGCAACTGGCGCTTACGCACAGCTCCCTTGCCTTTGAAGCGGGAGACGGCCGTACCAACGCTACCGGCGAAGACAACGAACAGCTCGAATTCCTGGGCGACGCCGTCGTCGGCCTGCTCATCACGGAATTGCTCGTCCGCCACTTCCCGGAGCGCCGCGAGGGCGACCTGACCCGCATGCGCGCCATGCTGGTCAGCGGCAAGGGCATGGGCGAGGTGGGCGTCCGGCTGGGCCTTGGACGCGATCTGCATCTGGGCAAGGGTGAGGACGCCAGCGGCGGACGCACCAAGTCTGCCTTGCTGGCCGACGCCGTCGAGGCACTCGTCGCCGCAATCTATCTCGATGCGAACGCAGCCACACCCGGCGGCAACGGTGGCGCCGGCCTGAAGGCCGCGCGATCGTTCGTCGAACGAGAGATCTTCCAGCCGCGCCTGGCCGAACTGAAGTCTGCCGCGCAGCAGGGCGCACGTTTCGGCGGCATCGTCGGCGATTGGAAATCGGCACTGCAGGAGCTGCTGCAGGCGCGCGCAGCCGGCCAGCCGCTCTACCGGACGGTGGAAGAGATCGGCAACGACCATAACAAACGCTTCCGCGTGGAGGTTCTGCTGGGCGACCGCGTCCTCGCCGAAGGTGAAGGCACCAGCAAGAAGTCTGCGCAGCAGGCTGCCGCGCGCGTGGCGTACGACGTCCTCTCTCCTGCAGTGGGCGAACTCGCGGACGACTCCGGCATTCCGGCTACGGGCACGCAGGGATGATGGCCCGTATGGGCAATGCGTTCGCGGACGCCCTGGGGCAGGTGGTGGGATCGCTTGCGCGCCTGACGGTGGTCTCACTCTTCATCATCACGTTCCTCGTGCAGCCCTCGCAGATCCCCACCAGCTCCATGGAACCGACGATGCTTGTCGGCGACTTCGTCCTGGTGAACAAGCAGGTCTTTGCAACACCCGGCCACTGGCGCTGGCTGCTGCCCTACCGCGAGCCGCGCCGCGACGACATCATCGTCTTCCACTACCCGGTCGACCCATCGGAACTGCTGGTGAAACGTGTCATCGCCACGCCGACAGACCGCATCCACCTTCGCCGAGGGGCTGTCGTCCTCAATGGCAGGCCCGTCGCTGAGCCCTTTGCCGCGTACTCTCCTGCGGAACGCTCCGCCTACCGCGATGAGTTCCCTAACCTGCAGCGTGCCGACCCGGCAGCCGAAGCGACATGGTGGATCGAGCTGCGGCATCGCATTCGCGGAGCCGATCTACCAATCCCGGACAGCCGCTACTTTGCCATGGGCGACAACCGCAACAACAGCCAGGACAGCCGCTTCTGGGGCTTCGTGCCCCGCGAAAACATCGTGGGCGAACCACTGATGGTCTACCTGAGCACCGAACGCACGACCGGATCTGCACGAGGGCGGCTGCGCTGGGATCGCATCGGCATGGTGCTGCGATAGGCAGCCGGATGCCGACCCCACCAGACTTGTCATCCTGAGCGGAGCGTAGCGAGGTCGAAGGACCTGTATTCCGGTTGCAGCCACAGAGGTGCCAGGCATGCCTTCCATATGTTTGCCGCCATTAGGCAGAATGCAGGTCCTTCGACTGCACTCCGCTGCGCTGCGTTCCGCTCCGGATGACAAACTCTCTTTTCGACTTCGCTACGCTTGCTCAGGATGACAAGTCGGTGGGGGCTCGAGGAAGCGCCGGGACACGAATCTGCCCGGCCCCTCGTAATTCCCACTAACCGGCAATGCATCGCCGCCACGGCTCCGGTAATCTAAGAGCACACTATGCGCCTCTTCCGCGCCACCATTGCCGCTCTCTTCGGCGCTTTTATCGCACTCGCGTTCTACCTTGCGTGGTTCTTCCGGATCACGCACCACGACACGCCATGGGATGGCGCGCCGGTAGGATTCATTGCGCTGACAGCGGTAATCGCGGTGATCTGCGGCCTGATTGGCGGCTACCTGGCTGCTGTGCTCGCGCCGGAGACACCGCGCGGATCGGCAGAGGGCGCTGCTGGCTTCATCGCACTGGCAGCGCTGTTTGCGGAGACGCACACGCCCGGCCAGCATCACTACGCGCAGATGGTCGCGCTGCTGGCACTCGCTCCCGCAGCTTATGTCATCGGCCGCACGCGCCAGCCCAGGCTCGCAGACACGTCCTCGTAAACAGACTGACCCGGGTCAAACCGTTCCAAACTTCTGGCGCTCCGCGTGCGGTGCTATGTTTTGAGCGATGAGCTTCCGACCCTCGCGCCGCCGCTTCCTTGAGACATCCTCCCTCGCTGCTGCGGCCCTTGCGCTGCCGTCTATCTTGCACGCGCAGGACGCTGGGCCCTCTCCAGTCACGCTGAAGATCGGCTCGGGGGTTGGTCCGAAGGTGCCGGTGGACTTCATCGGCCTCTCGTACGAGAACATGCAGCTTGAGGATCCGACGTTCTTCGCACCGGAGAATATCGGGCTGGTGCAGCAGTTCCGCAACATGAGCGCACGCGGCGTCCTGAGGCTTGGCGGCAACACCAGTGAGTTCGGATGGTGGCAGCCCACGCCGGAGACACCCGCTCCCAAGCGAGTCGATTCGCCCTGGAAGCATGAAGGCGAGCCGACCTCTGCAACGGTCTTCGCCATCACGCCCAAGGCCATCGACAACCTGGACGGCTTTCTGAAGGCGACAGGATGGACCTGCATCTACGGCCTGAACCTGGGCTATGGCACACCGGAGACCGACATCGCCGAGGCGACGTACGTCTTCCACAAGCTGGGTTCGCGGCTGCAATACTTTCAGGTGGGCAACGAGGTCGACCTGTTCAAAGGCCACCTTCGTGATCCCGAGACATGGAACGTGGACGCCTACCTGGCGGAGTGGCTGAAGATCGCGCGCGCTGTGCAGAAGGCGCTGCCGGCCGCGAAGTTCGGCATCCCGGACGTAGCCAGCGATGTGACCTGGCTGCCGCAGATCGCCGAACGCTGGGCCGGCCTTGAGGACAAGCCGAACGTCATCACCCTGTCGCACCACTACTACTGGAGCGGCCCGCCCTCAAATCCCGCAGCCAACATCGAGAACCTGCTGAAGATCGACCCGAAGGTCGCGAAGCATGCGGCTATGACGAAAGAGGCTGCGGTAAAGATGGGCCCATCGGTCACCTGGCGCATGACCGAGGGCAACACCGTCTATCGCGGCGGCAAGAGTGGCGTGAGCGACGTGCTGGCAGCCGCCCTGTGGGGCGCGGACTACCTCTTCCAACTGATGAGCGATGGCTATTGCGGAGTGAACCTGCATGGCGGGTCGGGCCACGCACAGGCCGTCTCAGTCGGCGGCGTCTTCCATGGTGAGGCCCTGATGAAGGACCCGACCGCCCCTCACCCCAAGCCCTTCTACACGCCCATCGCCAACGAGGGTACGCTGGCCGGAGCAGGTGTCGACGGCAAGCTGAACGGCAAGTACGTCATGGAGCCGGCGGGCTACGGCATGAAGTTCGCCGCAGCCTTCGCAGGGTCTACGATGCTTCCGGTCGAGTTCGATCCGGGCGGTAAGAACGCCGTTGCCTACGCGGCAAAGCGGCCCGACGGCAAGACGATCGTCGCCATCCTGAACAAGGAAGCAAGTGAGCCGATCCGAATCACGGCTCCGCAATTTGAGACGATTCACGTCCTGACCGGATCCGCTCTTGATTCCCCGGAAGCCCATGTAAATACAGTAGTTAGAGAGACAAGCAGCAGACGCTCGGCGACCGGCCAAATCTTCACACTTCCGCCGCACATGGCGACGCTGATCGTGCTGAACTAGGCCTCGGACAATCACCCCAAGACAACCGCTCCGACATCTGTTCGAATGCTCATCGTGAATGCATTCGTCGAAGCAGGCTCTCTGAACCGCCGCAAGCTGCTGAAGTCCGCAGCGATGCTGGGCGCTGCGCAGGTTGCGCAGACGCTGTTACCCGCGCCCATGCTGGGCCAATACACCAAGCGCGACCTGACGACTCGTCCCGCGCCTGAGGCCCGTCTCTTCCGCTCCGCAGCGGTCGAAGAAGCGATCACGGTCGTCGGCCGGTCGATGGTTGATTCGGAGCTGCGAACGATCTTCGCCAACTGCCTGCCGAACACGCTGGACACGACCGTCTTCCACGGCACACGCGGCGGCAAGGCGGATACCTTCGTCATCACCGGCGACATCGACGCGCTGTGGCTGCGCGACTCCTCCGCGCAGATGCACCCCTACCTGCCCTTCGTAAAGCAGGACGCTGCGCTGGCTCGCCTGATCGTAGGGCTGATCCACAGGCATGCGCAGTGCATCCTGCTGGATCCTTATGCCAATGCGTTCCGCCGCAACCCGAACGACTCCCCGCTGGACTGGGCCGTGAAGGATGCCACGGATCACAAGCCCGGCGTGGGCGAACGAAAGTGGGAGGTCGATTCGCTCTGCTACCCCATTCGCCTGGCACATGGCTACTGGAAGGCGACGGGCGACACCAAGGCCTTCGACAGCGAGTGGGTCGCCGCCGCAACGCTGACCATCAAGACCTTTCGCGAACAGCAGAGGCAGCATGACCGCGGTCCTTATCATTTTCAGCGGTCGGCGAAGAGTCCCACGGACACCGTAATGCTCGATGGCTACGGCGCGCCCACGCGGCCCAATGGCATGTTGCATTCCATCTTCCGTCCTTCGGATGATGCGTGTACCTATCCACTGTTTGTTCCGGCGAACCTGTTTGCGGTGGTCGCCCTGCGGATGTTGGCGGAAATCGCATCCGCGATTCACAACGTCAAACTCGCAGGCGATGCCACCGCGCTTGCGGACGAGGTACTCGTTGCAACGGCTCATCATGGCCGCGTGACGCATCCTCGCATGGGCGAGATCTGGGCTTACGAGATCGATGGTTTCGGCAACGTAAACCTGATGGACGATGCCAATGCACCCGGACTGCTCTCCATCGCGTACCTGGGCGCGACGGGCCGAGACAGCAACGGCCAGCCCGAAGATGCACTCTACGCAAGGACCCGTGCTTTCGCGCTGAGCGATGAGAATCCCTACTTCTTCAAGGGCCGCGCCGCAGAAGGCATCGGCGGTCCGCACGTCGGTCTGGGCTTCATCTGGCCGATGAGCATCACGATGCGGGCGCTGACCAGTACGGACGACGCAGAGATCCGCACCTGCCTGCGCACGCTGCGCGACTGCACAGCTGGCACCCATTACATGCATGAGGCCTTCCACAAAGACGACCCCACGAAGTTTACGAGGCCGTGGTTCGCATGGGCGAACACGCTCTTCGGTGAGCTGATTCTCAAGCTCCATCGCGAACGCCCGGCGGTCCTGCGCGAGCCTCTCTAGCGGACCAGAAG is a genomic window containing:
- the moaC gene encoding cyclic pyranopterin monophosphate synthase MoaC; its protein translation is MSTHRDGAKLSHFNDAGEAHMVDVSDKKPTRREAVAEAFVELNADVLAALPQNPKGNPLEVARFAGITAAKKTADLIPMCHPLPLSFIDVEATIVHPAALLKTGGGVRIRATAATVAGTGVEMEAMTAAAVAALTVYDMTKALDKGIRIREIVLLSKKGGKSGDYVRSAEPL
- a CDS encoding LytR/AlgR family response regulator transcription factor, whose amino-acid sequence is MGLSAVIVDDEALARRELRYLLDRVGEVEVVAEASNGIEAVETVRSHAPDVVFMDVQMPGLDGFAVLKRLMENREFVMPEVIFATAYDQYAVRAFEVNAIDYLLKPFEEKRVALAIEKARMRRAAASTAQSETAIETVPQASAEERLESLLKLLETQATAAATQTRPRSGKVVVRSAQRLLLVDQREICFASIEEGAISVVTPAIEGMSNVRTLEELTDQLDPETFWRAHRSFVVNIQHIREVVPWFKSSYLLRMDDRKATEIPVARAQIKRLRELFNL
- the rnc gene encoding ribonuclease III, yielding MAKRPTKTATADDSLEVRLRYRFRDAALLQLALTHSSLAFEAGDGRTNATGEDNEQLEFLGDAVVGLLITELLVRHFPERREGDLTRMRAMLVSGKGMGEVGVRLGLGRDLHLGKGEDASGGRTKSALLADAVEALVAAIYLDANAATPGGNGGAGLKAARSFVEREIFQPRLAELKSAAQQGARFGGIVGDWKSALQELLQARAAGQPLYRTVEEIGNDHNKRFRVEVLLGDRVLAEGEGTSKKSAQQAAARVAYDVLSPAVGELADDSGIPATGTQG
- the lepB gene encoding signal peptidase I — protein: MGNAFADALGQVVGSLARLTVVSLFIITFLVQPSQIPTSSMEPTMLVGDFVLVNKQVFATPGHWRWLLPYREPRRDDIIVFHYPVDPSELLVKRVIATPTDRIHLRRGAVVLNGRPVAEPFAAYSPAERSAYRDEFPNLQRADPAAEATWWIELRHRIRGADLPIPDSRYFAMGDNRNNSQDSRFWGFVPRENIVGEPLMVYLSTERTTGSARGRLRWDRIGMVLR
- a CDS encoding glycoside hydrolase family 125 protein, which translates into the protein MLIVNAFVEAGSLNRRKLLKSAAMLGAAQVAQTLLPAPMLGQYTKRDLTTRPAPEARLFRSAAVEEAITVVGRSMVDSELRTIFANCLPNTLDTTVFHGTRGGKADTFVITGDIDALWLRDSSAQMHPYLPFVKQDAALARLIVGLIHRHAQCILLDPYANAFRRNPNDSPLDWAVKDATDHKPGVGERKWEVDSLCYPIRLAHGYWKATGDTKAFDSEWVAAATLTIKTFREQQRQHDRGPYHFQRSAKSPTDTVMLDGYGAPTRPNGMLHSIFRPSDDACTYPLFVPANLFAVVALRMLAEIASAIHNVKLAGDATALADEVLVATAHHGRVTHPRMGEIWAYEIDGFGNVNLMDDANAPGLLSIAYLGATGRDSNGQPEDALYARTRAFALSDENPYFFKGRAAEGIGGPHVGLGFIWPMSITMRALTSTDDAEIRTCLRTLRDCTAGTHYMHEAFHKDDPTKFTRPWFAWANTLFGELILKLHRERPAVLREPL